A single window of Candidatus Neomarinimicrobiota bacterium DNA harbors:
- the hisS gene encoding histidine--tRNA ligase gives MASEKQFKSIKGTKDLLPEEAARMRSAGATIHNVMNCWGYGEIRTPVFEQTELFARSVGEESDIVSKQMYTFSDQSGTSLTLKPELTAPVMRAYIEHDMGRGGASTKLYYLDTLFRQERPQKGRLRQFHQFGAEAIGSPHSEQDAEIVALVYTILTELGIEDMTLHINSIGSDDSRNAFRQALVEFLAPYKKDLSETSQRRLETNPLRILDSKSEDEQELLQGAPAILDYLDDEDLAHYEDVKHFLERMNIPYTENKMMVRGLDYYTRTTFEITSPHVGAQDALCGGGRYDNLIEDLGGKRTPAVGFAAGIERILLALGEKTQSTDESKNLLYVAATTHEAREQALTVAMILRAQGNTVHFDALRRSLKAQLRDANRLNASHCIIIGEDEMKSKSAQVKSLSSGEQESVPIDSLAALFMPQQ, from the coding sequence ATGGCATCCGAAAAACAGTTTAAGTCTATCAAGGGGACGAAAGATCTCCTGCCTGAAGAAGCCGCAAGAATGAGGTCCGCGGGAGCGACCATTCACAATGTGATGAACTGTTGGGGATACGGAGAAATCCGTACACCTGTTTTTGAACAGACGGAACTTTTTGCCCGCAGCGTCGGCGAAGAGAGTGATATCGTTTCGAAACAGATGTACACGTTTTCGGATCAGAGCGGAACAAGTCTCACCCTCAAGCCGGAACTGACTGCGCCTGTCATGAGAGCCTATATCGAGCATGATATGGGACGGGGAGGAGCCTCAACGAAACTTTACTACTTGGACACCCTCTTCAGACAGGAACGGCCCCAGAAAGGCAGATTGCGCCAGTTCCACCAGTTCGGCGCCGAGGCTATTGGGTCACCGCACTCAGAACAGGATGCCGAAATAGTGGCTCTAGTATATACAATTCTCACGGAGCTCGGTATTGAAGATATGACTCTACACATCAACAGCATCGGTTCCGACGACAGTCGCAATGCCTTCCGACAGGCTCTAGTAGAGTTCCTCGCGCCGTACAAGAAAGATCTAAGTGAAACCAGTCAGCGGAGACTGGAGACAAATCCGTTACGCATCCTCGACAGTAAAAGTGAGGATGAACAGGAGCTTCTTCAGGGTGCTCCCGCCATCCTCGACTATCTGGATGACGAAGACCTTGCCCACTATGAAGATGTAAAGCATTTTCTTGAGCGGATGAATATCCCTTATACCGAAAACAAGATGATGGTACGGGGACTCGACTATTACACGCGGACAACATTCGAAATTACCAGTCCCCATGTGGGGGCTCAGGATGCACTCTGCGGCGGCGGCCGATACGACAACCTGATCGAGGATTTGGGAGGAAAGCGTACTCCCGCCGTCGGGTTCGCTGCCGGGATTGAGCGGATTCTATTAGCTCTGGGAGAAAAAACTCAAAGCACCGATGAGAGCAAGAACCTTCTTTACGTTGCGGCTACCACCCACGAGGCGAGGGAACAGGCTCTTACTGTTGCCATGATACTCAGGGCGCAAGGGAACACAGTCCATTTTGACGCCTTGCGAAGAAGTCTAAAGGCTCAGCTTCGGGACGCCAACCGCCTGAACGCTTCGCACTGTATCATCATTGGAGAAGATGAGATGAAATCGAAAAGCGCCCAAGTGAAATCGTTAAGCAGTGGAGAGCAGGAATCAGTCCCGATCGACTCACTCGCCGCCTTATTCATGCCTCAGCAGTAA
- a CDS encoding DUF2007 domain-containing protein, translating to MFCPECKSEYKEEVTVCADCGVSLVSALPEEVTLNEVRWVKLYELSSQLYAEMAKETLNDANIMSYIKADFLTSAYGIKGGTVPGSRATLYVPEPDAKKARTLLADMIDHD from the coding sequence ATGTTTTGTCCTGAATGTAAATCTGAGTACAAGGAAGAGGTCACCGTTTGCGCCGACTGCGGTGTATCGCTTGTTTCCGCTCTTCCCGAAGAAGTTACCCTGAACGAAGTGAGGTGGGTCAAGCTGTATGAACTTTCCAGTCAGCTTTACGCCGAAATGGCTAAGGAGACGCTGAATGACGCAAATATCATGAGTTACATCAAAGCGGATTTTCTCACATCGGCATACGGCATTAAAGGTGGTACAGTCCCCGGAAGTCGTGCAACACTTTACGTTCCGGAACCAGATGCAAAGAAGGCAAGAACTCTCCTGGCAGACATGATCGATCACGATTAA
- a CDS encoding putative LPS assembly protein LptD, which produces MRYLFYLLLLYPLYASSEERLKLIHADELENITDEDGNAVQYLRGNVKFEKGEATITALRAYYRNREGIGSFVYNVRMEEDQKVLTADSVVIDSKQDIATAFGNTHFTDEEYRLLSDTLIFFMEADSGIASGDVEFTQRKQVITAQKLTYTKHLETGTASYTAQGTVVIREENRQATCGKSMYDAEKEVSILLQDPVVVQEERHRIAGKQIELTYQDDLLQYLVIPEKAHILYRTEGKVPQKVELEETVVSRYTEEEFFDDMTGSRLEAYLKEGNLDSMRLEGMATTLHHLFEDSIYQGQNTASGDTVTLLFAPDTADRQDLEVIHIVGGARGEYVPDESADDVDAPIIYRADTIRYSIPDQRTHLYHGAQIDYKDTRLNSGFVNVTWKDNLLRALPAPHGNQTFTANDMPTFKETGREPMIGESLIYNLSSGRGRVKHGRTKMEDGYYRGEEIQNQTKDTFFVSKSIYTTCDLDSNPHFHFESRQMKMIMDDKVIAKPIILYLGGIPLFGLPFGVFPDQGGKRHSGWIMPSYGENSRQGQYLKGLGYFWAVNEFMNSQFSLDFYDRQGIVFHNTNRYFRRYAFSGGFNFRYNRTVATPEIAHIFNKPGAVRWSASWNHSQRMRKNQSFNVSAQYYNDSQFNRRLGINRDTRLNQKAISNATYSKRWPEHNISISTNLSETRNLMAKAKTHPTTAQDSLYFQLPTTAGARVVETTTAFPTFKFRKGQSQLFGGTRKGGTTFHWSYNSALKNRGTGFYESEAMIDTLDDATIDTSFVWGTRQTDFNNSWVHNVSLSGSGRLFKVLSLRPSFALKEEWITKYHDAEAADTLGNPIHKQAVQGFRARHTGTFSVNTNTKLYGLFPIRIGPLKALRHTITPSVGFSFRPDYSKPIFGYDPGYFKTLTDENGKEYSFDYFHGSQIGATSKQEQRSLNISVKNLFQAKVRSGDEERKIDNLLTWNMRTSYNFAADEFRLSKLRSSIRAGWLRKLNLDFSMAHDFYDVDYHDGNATRVDRIRTSEHGIPLPRLTEMNAATGFKLSGKRIGFAGRETQADTAAVDTLTQEADLTSGGVSRLDRTAVRGQSGRNLWNLRVSLRYSARRNDPLNPKNNLWMNTSLGIQLTEAWRIQYSARFDLLERDLVSHDFQVYRDLHCWELNFNWTPSGFGRGFYMRINVKSPTLRDLKLESRGGRWLGPSIP; this is translated from the coding sequence TTGAGATATCTGTTTTACCTGCTGCTGCTCTACCCCCTTTACGCCTCCTCCGAAGAGAGGCTGAAACTGATCCACGCCGATGAGCTGGAAAATATCACCGATGAAGACGGTAACGCTGTTCAATACTTGAGAGGTAACGTCAAATTCGAGAAGGGGGAAGCAACAATTACGGCCCTCAGAGCCTACTACAGAAACAGAGAGGGAATCGGTTCATTTGTCTACAACGTCCGCATGGAAGAAGATCAGAAGGTGCTCACCGCCGACTCTGTGGTGATAGATTCGAAACAGGATATCGCCACCGCCTTCGGCAACACACACTTTACAGATGAAGAATATCGTCTCCTCTCGGATACACTGATTTTCTTTATGGAGGCAGATAGCGGAATCGCCTCCGGCGACGTGGAATTTACTCAGCGGAAACAAGTGATCACCGCGCAAAAACTTACTTATACCAAACATCTGGAAACGGGGACCGCCAGCTACACCGCACAGGGGACAGTAGTCATCCGTGAAGAAAACCGCCAGGCAACCTGCGGCAAAAGCATGTACGATGCTGAAAAAGAGGTATCAATTCTGCTGCAGGACCCCGTTGTGGTTCAGGAGGAGCGGCACAGGATAGCCGGCAAACAGATCGAGCTCACCTACCAGGATGATCTTCTGCAATATCTGGTAATCCCCGAAAAAGCGCACATCCTCTATCGCACTGAAGGCAAAGTTCCGCAAAAAGTAGAACTGGAAGAAACGGTAGTCTCGCGCTATACCGAGGAGGAGTTCTTCGACGATATGACGGGCAGTCGCCTCGAAGCCTACCTCAAAGAGGGCAATCTGGACTCAATGAGGCTCGAAGGGATGGCTACCACCTTGCACCACCTGTTCGAAGATTCCATTTATCAGGGTCAGAATACGGCCAGCGGCGACACAGTGACCCTTCTTTTTGCGCCCGATACCGCTGACAGGCAGGATCTGGAAGTCATCCATATTGTTGGTGGCGCCCGGGGAGAGTACGTTCCTGATGAATCCGCTGACGACGTGGATGCCCCTATAATCTACCGCGCTGACACCATCAGGTATAGCATCCCCGATCAGCGGACTCATCTCTATCACGGCGCACAGATCGATTACAAAGATACCAGGCTGAATTCAGGATTTGTGAATGTCACCTGGAAGGATAACCTTTTGCGTGCATTGCCAGCGCCTCACGGCAACCAAACCTTCACCGCCAACGATATGCCTACATTCAAAGAGACTGGAAGAGAGCCCATGATAGGCGAGTCGCTGATCTACAACCTTTCCAGCGGGCGGGGTCGCGTCAAACACGGCAGGACCAAAATGGAGGACGGGTATTACAGAGGCGAGGAAATCCAGAACCAGACGAAGGACACCTTTTTTGTCTCGAAGAGCATATACACCACATGCGATCTCGATTCGAATCCTCATTTCCACTTCGAGAGTCGTCAGATGAAGATGATCATGGACGACAAAGTTATCGCCAAACCGATTATCCTTTACCTGGGCGGGATTCCACTTTTCGGACTACCATTCGGGGTATTTCCCGATCAGGGCGGTAAGCGTCATTCCGGCTGGATTATGCCATCCTACGGTGAAAACAGCCGTCAGGGCCAGTATCTGAAAGGACTAGGATATTTCTGGGCAGTCAATGAATTCATGAATTCTCAGTTCTCTCTTGATTTTTATGACCGACAGGGAATTGTATTTCACAATACGAATCGCTACTTCAGGCGTTATGCATTCAGCGGCGGTTTCAATTTCCGTTATAACCGGACGGTGGCCACACCGGAAATCGCCCATATTTTCAATAAGCCGGGCGCTGTCAGATGGTCAGCATCGTGGAATCACTCGCAGAGGATGCGCAAGAATCAATCTTTCAACGTGAGTGCACAATACTACAACGACAGTCAGTTCAACCGCCGACTGGGAATTAACAGGGATACGCGCCTCAACCAGAAGGCGATCTCTAACGCCACTTATTCAAAGCGGTGGCCGGAGCATAATATCAGTATATCGACGAATCTTTCGGAGACACGCAATCTGATGGCAAAGGCGAAGACGCATCCCACAACTGCCCAAGATTCACTATACTTCCAGCTGCCCACTACGGCAGGGGCCCGGGTGGTGGAGACAACCACTGCCTTCCCCACTTTCAAGTTCCGTAAGGGACAGTCGCAACTGTTCGGCGGAACGAGAAAAGGTGGTACAACCTTTCACTGGAGTTACAACAGTGCTCTCAAGAACCGGGGCACCGGTTTCTACGAATCAGAAGCGATGATCGATACGCTTGATGACGCTACCATCGACACATCGTTCGTATGGGGGACACGACAGACAGACTTCAACAACAGCTGGGTCCATAACGTCTCCCTGTCAGGATCGGGACGGCTCTTTAAGGTCCTTTCTCTCAGACCGAGTTTTGCTCTGAAAGAAGAATGGATCACAAAGTACCATGACGCTGAAGCAGCCGATACACTGGGCAATCCGATCCATAAACAGGCTGTGCAGGGATTCCGGGCGCGCCATACAGGAACCTTTTCCGTCAACACCAACACGAAGCTTTACGGCCTGTTCCCCATCAGGATTGGTCCTCTTAAGGCGCTGCGTCACACCATTACCCCTTCGGTGGGTTTCTCGTTCCGGCCCGACTACTCCAAGCCGATCTTTGGGTACGATCCGGGTTACTTCAAGACTCTGACTGATGAGAACGGAAAGGAATATTCGTTTGACTATTTCCACGGCTCACAAATAGGTGCTACGTCAAAACAGGAACAGAGGAGTTTGAACATTTCAGTCAAGAATCTTTTTCAGGCTAAAGTCCGCAGCGGTGATGAAGAGCGGAAAATCGACAATTTGCTCACATGGAATATGAGAACAAGCTACAACTTTGCCGCCGATGAATTCAGACTCAGTAAGCTGCGTTCATCTATCAGGGCCGGCTGGCTCAGGAAGCTCAATCTCGACTTCAGCATGGCACACGACTTCTACGATGTAGATTATCACGACGGCAACGCCACGAGGGTAGACCGCATCAGGACCAGTGAACACGGCATTCCTCTGCCCCGCCTTACCGAGATGAACGCAGCCACAGGATTCAAGCTGTCCGGTAAGCGCATCGGTTTTGCCGGCCGCGAGACCCAAGCTGATACCGCCGCCGTAGACACTCTCACCCAGGAAGCCGATCTCACCAGCGGCGGTGTAAGCAGGCTCGACAGAACGGCGGTACGCGGTCAATCCGGGAGAAATCTGTGGAACCTTCGGGTAAGTCTGAGATATTCAGCGAGACGGAACGATCCTCTCAATCCCAAAAACAACCTCTGGATGAACACATCACTGGGCATACAACTTACAGAGGCGTGGCGCATTCAGTACAGTGCCCGCTTCGATCTGCTAGAGAGAGACCTGGTCAGCCACGATTTTCAGGTCTATCGCGATCTCCACTGCTGGGAGCTCAATTTCAACTGGACACCCAGCGGATTCGGGCGGGGCTTTTACATGCGCATTAATGTAAAATCTCCGACGCTTCGAGACTTAAAACTCGAATCCCGCGGCGGGCGCTGGCTGGGGCCGAGTATTCCATAA
- a CDS encoding replication-associated recombination protein A, giving the protein MAEFIGQPHLVGAGSLLRRAIQEHNLFSMILWGPPGTGKTTLAKIVARETKADFYQMSAVSSGVREVRRILAAGRDNFKMAKHTIFFIDEIHRFNKAQQDALLHGVEEGAVILIGATTENPSFEVISPLLSRCRVLKLENLSGDDLTAILKRAEGSDVVLRKKQLMFEGDTRQTLIRSTGGDARKMLNTLEVALAMVPSENDSALITSEILQTALQKKTQIYDKAGDYHYDTISAFIKSVRGSDPDAAIYWLATMLEGGEQPEFIARRLIILASEDVGNADPQALTLATSGFQAVHTIGMPEASLVLAQVTAYLAAAPKSNASYMAIRQASAKVRSEGTSPIPLHLRNAPTPLMKAFDYGKDYTYPHNHPEHFAGNVHYFPEGAKPTIFYRPSGHGYEEFISKRLKQLWPDRHDRKKS; this is encoded by the coding sequence GTGGCCGAATTCATCGGCCAGCCCCATCTTGTAGGCGCCGGGTCCCTCCTGCGGCGAGCGATTCAGGAGCACAATCTGTTCAGCATGATCCTGTGGGGACCGCCCGGCACGGGCAAGACTACTCTGGCCAAAATCGTCGCCCGGGAGACCAAAGCCGATTTCTACCAGATGTCGGCCGTATCATCAGGCGTGCGCGAAGTGAGAAGGATTCTGGCAGCCGGAAGAGACAATTTCAAGATGGCGAAGCATACCATTTTCTTCATTGACGAAATCCACCGTTTCAACAAGGCGCAGCAGGATGCTCTCCTTCACGGCGTCGAAGAAGGAGCTGTCATCCTCATCGGTGCCACGACTGAGAATCCTTCCTTCGAAGTCATCTCGCCCCTCCTTTCCCGCTGTCGCGTGCTGAAGCTGGAAAACCTGAGTGGAGACGATCTTACTGCGATCCTGAAGCGGGCCGAGGGGAGCGATGTCGTGCTCCGGAAGAAGCAACTCATGTTCGAAGGCGATACTCGTCAAACGCTGATCCGTTCCACCGGCGGCGATGCACGTAAGATGTTGAATACGCTGGAGGTCGCTCTGGCGATGGTACCGTCTGAAAACGATTCCGCCCTTATTACATCAGAGATTCTTCAGACTGCGCTACAGAAGAAGACGCAGATCTATGATAAGGCAGGTGATTATCACTATGATACCATCTCGGCCTTCATCAAATCTGTCCGCGGCAGCGATCCCGATGCGGCCATCTACTGGCTCGCCACCATGCTGGAGGGTGGTGAACAGCCGGAGTTCATCGCTCGCCGTCTCATCATTCTCGCGTCGGAGGATGTGGGCAATGCTGACCCTCAGGCCCTGACCCTTGCTACATCGGGATTCCAAGCGGTTCACACCATCGGCATGCCTGAAGCATCGCTTGTGTTGGCACAGGTGACTGCTTATCTGGCGGCGGCACCTAAATCCAACGCTAGCTACATGGCTATCCGCCAAGCGTCGGCCAAGGTGCGTAGCGAAGGAACTTCCCCTATTCCACTCCATTTAAGGAACGCACCGACACCCCTTATGAAAGCATTTGACTACGGCAAGGACTACACTTATCCCCACAACCATCCCGAACATTTTGCCGGCAACGTTCACTACTTTCCTGAAGGAGCGAAACCTACCATATTCTATCGGCCTTCCGGCCACGGCTACGAGGAATTCATTTCCAAACGCCTGAAACAGCTGTGGCCTGACCGCCACGACCGTAAGAAATCTTGA
- a CDS encoding FKBP-type peptidyl-prolyl cis-trans isomerase gives MRRILLLVAAIAVVGCSGDKSGEEMMTDSGLKYVDMKVGDGESPQAGQLVTVHYTGWLEDGTKFDSSVDKNRPFEFTIGAGRVIKGWDEGVMTMKVGGKRKLTIPSELGYGARGIGPIPPNSTLIFEVELLTIR, from the coding sequence ATGAGGCGTATTCTCTTACTGGTAGCGGCGATTGCCGTGGTAGGGTGTTCTGGAGACAAGTCGGGAGAAGAGATGATGACAGATTCGGGATTAAAGTATGTTGATATGAAAGTCGGCGACGGCGAATCGCCGCAGGCCGGTCAGCTTGTAACAGTTCATTATACAGGCTGGTTGGAGGACGGTACCAAATTTGACAGTTCTGTGGATAAGAATCGGCCATTCGAATTCACCATCGGAGCGGGACGCGTGATCAAAGGGTGGGATGAAGGCGTTATGACTATGAAGGTGGGGGGCAAACGCAAACTGACTATTCCATCTGAGTTGGGATACGGCGCCCGGGGAATCGGACCAATCCCGCCCAATTCCACCCTCATTTTTGAAGTGGAATTACTGACAATTCGTTAA
- a CDS encoding class I SAM-dependent methyltransferase, with product MKNQAKRSIYNFYYQKIVGAKTFMGASFLNYKQREADCIVEYIERQGNSGQIVDIGCSTGYFSRRLADRFGSDTVQGADISQKSIRKCRERHPDIQFHHIGNGFYEDNFGRFEYVLLAHVLEHVDDPLALLEKVKRLMTEQGSLIVSVPQERIRGDSAFPENLYNLIRLKFENVHRVNYCADKLSTVLGEAGLQITDHRYINAFRSKMNERHFSNHSLVAHSEAIPQA from the coding sequence GTGAAGAATCAAGCTAAGAGATCGATCTACAATTTCTACTATCAGAAGATCGTCGGCGCCAAGACGTTTATGGGTGCCAGCTTTCTTAACTATAAACAGCGAGAAGCTGACTGTATTGTTGAATACATTGAACGGCAGGGAAATTCAGGACAAATAGTGGATATCGGCTGTAGTACGGGATATTTTTCGCGCCGGCTCGCTGACCGCTTCGGTTCGGACACGGTACAGGGTGCTGATATCAGCCAGAAGTCCATCAGAAAATGCCGAGAGCGGCACCCCGATATTCAATTCCATCATATTGGTAACGGCTTCTACGAAGATAACTTTGGGCGTTTTGAGTATGTGCTACTGGCGCATGTCCTGGAACATGTGGACGATCCTTTGGCGCTGCTGGAGAAGGTGAAAAGACTGATGACCGAACAGGGCTCTCTCATCGTTTCCGTGCCGCAGGAAAGGATCAGGGGGGACTCGGCCTTTCCGGAGAATCTCTATAATCTAATACGATTGAAATTTGAGAATGTGCACCGCGTTAATTACTGTGCCGACAAACTTTCCACGGTGCTTGGAGAAGCGGGGTTACAGATTACGGACCACCGTTACATCAATGCCTTCCGCTCAAAGATGAATGAACGGCATTTCTCCAATCACAGTCTCGTCGCCCATAGCGAGGCGATCCCCCAAGCCTAA
- a CDS encoding radical SAM protein, producing the protein MSSDVPTSWPAYLETYESGLLRQKVEEGLEMLAECRVCPRDCEVNRMQDEWAVCKSGRYATVSSYFAHFGEEDCLRGWRGSGTIFFSHCNLKCVFCQNWDISQPAGAGGESARAEVTPVHLAEMMLELQSKGCHNINFVTPEHVVPQIIEALPLAIEGGLRLPIVYNTSAFDSMESLKLMAGVVDIYMPDFKLWDRELARRYLKAVKYPETARESIREMQRQVGDLWLDDRGLAVRGLLVRHLVMPGMKKDSERILTFLARAVSTETYINIMDQYRPAYKVGEDSYAAINRPATSAEIRQIYSAAEKVGLHRFDQRRIAAAL; encoded by the coding sequence GTGTCTTCTGACGTACCAACATCCTGGCCGGCCTATCTTGAAACCTACGAATCGGGACTTCTTCGGCAGAAAGTAGAGGAGGGACTCGAGATGCTGGCTGAGTGCCGAGTCTGCCCGCGGGACTGTGAAGTCAACCGGATGCAGGATGAGTGGGCGGTCTGCAAAAGTGGAAGGTATGCCACAGTCAGCAGTTACTTCGCTCACTTCGGTGAGGAGGACTGTCTGCGTGGATGGCGGGGCTCCGGTACCATCTTCTTCTCGCACTGTAATCTGAAGTGTGTCTTTTGCCAGAACTGGGATATCAGTCAGCCTGCCGGAGCAGGTGGGGAATCGGCCAGGGCAGAGGTGACGCCAGTGCACCTCGCTGAGATGATGCTCGAACTTCAATCTAAAGGGTGCCACAACATCAATTTCGTTACGCCTGAGCACGTTGTCCCTCAGATCATCGAGGCACTTCCGCTGGCCATCGAGGGGGGATTGCGCCTCCCCATTGTCTATAATACGAGTGCCTTCGATTCAATGGAGAGTCTGAAACTGATGGCGGGAGTGGTGGATATCTACATGCCGGACTTCAAGTTGTGGGACAGGGAGTTGGCGAGACGATACCTTAAGGCAGTGAAGTATCCTGAAACCGCGAGGGAGTCAATCAGAGAGATGCAACGTCAGGTGGGAGACCTGTGGCTCGATGACAGAGGTCTGGCGGTTCGTGGTCTATTGGTAAGACATCTGGTGATGCCGGGGATGAAGAAGGATAGTGAGAGGATTTTGACATTTCTGGCGCGGGCAGTTTCCACCGAAACTTACATCAATATCATGGATCAGTATCGTCCAGCATATAAGGTGGGGGAAGATTCCTATGCCGCGATCAATCGCCCGGCTACATCAGCGGAAATCAGGCAGATCTACAGCGCAGCCGAAAAAGTAGGCTTACATCGGTTTGACCAGAGGAGGATCGCTGCGGCGCTTTAG